In Spirochaetaceae bacterium, the following are encoded in one genomic region:
- a CDS encoding DUF1801 domain-containing protein encodes MTDGKPVLLSGGNPQIAKADGDAPVQAYIVAMPGWKSAVGRRLDDLIVRIVPDVRKAVRWNSPFYGVEGQGWFASYHVLTRYVRMTFLNGAALYPVPPGSGKDPDGRWFDVYEGKLDEEQMAEWIRQSAALPGWTGFRLMNE; translated from the coding sequence ATGACTGACGGCAAGCCGGTTCTCCTGTCGGGCGGCAACCCGCAGATCGCGAAGGCCGACGGCGACGCGCCCGTGCAGGCCTACATCGTGGCCATGCCGGGGTGGAAGAGCGCCGTCGGGCGCCGGCTCGACGACCTCATCGTGCGCATCGTGCCGGACGTGCGCAAGGCGGTGCGGTGGAACTCGCCGTTCTACGGCGTCGAGGGCCAGGGGTGGTTTGCGAGCTACCACGTCCTGACCCGCTACGTAAGGATGACGTTCCTCAACGGCGCGGCGCTGTATCCCGTGCCGCCCGGCTCCGGAAAGGACCCCGACGGGCGCTGGTTCGACGTATACGAGGGCAAGCTGGACGAAGAGCAGATGGCGGAGTGGATCCGGCAGTCGGCCGCCCTGCCCGGCTGGACCGGGTTCCGGTTGATGAATGAGTGA
- a CDS encoding ABC transporter permease: protein MSQREARTTTETVRNERAEQYFVATQWQLMWRKFTRHRLAVTGGVVLVVFYLWGLFPEFLSPSVPSERVRELAYSPPQRVRFVHEGRIRGPFVYGNRQSIDPLTLQKLYTPDTTDLRPIRLFVRAAEYRLWGLIPGNIHLFGSDRGPVMLLGADSFGRDLFTRNLYAARVSLSVGLVGVVLSFVLGLVLGGISGYYGGMVDNVIQRIIEFLISLPTIPVWMGLAAALPPEWGSIQIYFGVTIILSIVGWTGLARVVRGKLLELREADFVMAARIAGARQRRIIAAHLMPSFMSYLIVHLTLAIPRMILGETALSFLGLGIRPPAVSWGTLLQDAQNIQTVVLYPWLMFPALFVVVAVLMFNFLGDGLRDAADPYK from the coding sequence GTGAGTCAACGGGAGGCTCGCACCACCACCGAGACGGTTCGGAACGAGCGCGCCGAACAGTACTTCGTAGCGACGCAATGGCAGTTGATGTGGCGCAAGTTCACGCGCCATCGGCTGGCGGTGACCGGCGGCGTGGTGCTGGTCGTGTTCTACCTCTGGGGTCTGTTTCCGGAGTTCCTGTCCCCGAGCGTTCCATCCGAGCGGGTCAGGGAACTCGCGTATTCTCCCCCTCAGCGTGTCCGGTTCGTGCACGAGGGCAGGATTCGCGGGCCGTTCGTATACGGGAACCGGCAATCGATCGACCCGCTGACGCTGCAAAAGCTGTACACCCCCGACACCACCGACCTGCGCCCCATCCGTCTTTTCGTACGCGCTGCCGAGTACAGGTTGTGGGGTCTCATCCCCGGCAACATTCACCTTTTCGGATCCGACCGCGGCCCGGTCATGTTGCTGGGCGCGGACAGCTTCGGGCGTGACCTGTTCACCCGCAACCTGTACGCCGCACGGGTGTCGCTGTCGGTAGGACTGGTGGGCGTGGTGCTGAGCTTCGTGCTCGGTCTCGTACTCGGCGGAATCTCCGGCTACTACGGGGGCATGGTCGACAACGTCATCCAGCGCATCATCGAGTTTCTCATTTCGCTGCCGACGATACCGGTGTGGATGGGACTGGCGGCGGCCCTGCCGCCGGAGTGGGGGTCGATCCAGATCTACTTCGGCGTGACGATCATCCTCTCCATCGTGGGCTGGACCGGTCTGGCGCGCGTAGTGCGCGGCAAGCTGCTGGAGTTGCGCGAGGCCGATTTCGTGATGGCGGCCCGGATTGCCGGCGCCCGGCAGCGGCGCATCATCGCCGCCCACCTGATGCCGTCGTTCATGAGCTACCTCATCGTCCATCTCACGCTGGCCATTCCGAGGATGATACTCGGCGAGACGGCGCTGAGCTTTCTGGGACTCGGGATCCGGCCGCCCGCGGTGAGCTGGGGAACCCTGCTACAGGACGCGCAGAACATCCAGACCGTGGTGCTCTACCCCTGGCTCATGTTCCCCGCGTTGTTCGTCGTGGTCGCGGTGCTGATGTTCAACTTCCTCGGCGACGGGCTGCGGGACGCCGCGGATCCCTACAAGTAA
- a CDS encoding ASKHA domain-containing protein — protein sequence MGTITHDNEVRVLKRGRTVFDYADELAVRVATSCGRAGTCHECVVQIEAGMAALCERTDAERFLRDPFRLACQAVVEDAGTDIEFAPLRRQPRVLTAGVSATPETNGAAAVDPAVTRRGDAVYLDGTRIDRYHGRMLGLAVDVGTTTVAMELVDLENGETLQVSSFGNPQLFAGSDIMNRVSYDGGEFRGELQAAIVSGINSAIVDLGRELGTKRRQIYEVAVAGNSTMRDLVFGVDVQTLGQKPYKSQVEHQFRDGQRTTTALSSLPRPLGLTIHPQARVYGLPLIASHVGADTAADLVAMDMAGQSGLAMLVDVGTNTEVVANLDGRMIAASCPAGPAFEGGLVGYGMPAYEGAIERLRWCGDGFHYHTIGDAAPEGICGSGLIDLLAELRRHGKMTAKGVFTHDRRAREIAVVPEYGITFSRLDASNLAQAKAANYCGQLIVTRALGVAPHEVDRLYLAGGFANYVDVHSAIDIGFLAPVAEERIVKIGNAALRGTREVLLSTSRRRALEELVTEIEHIELETASDFFEVFVDGCRLEPMGAANRQSRLA from the coding sequence ATGGGTACGATCACTCACGACAACGAAGTACGCGTACTGAAGCGCGGCCGGACCGTATTCGACTACGCCGACGAATTGGCGGTGCGGGTGGCTACCTCATGCGGCCGCGCCGGCACTTGCCACGAGTGCGTGGTACAGATCGAGGCCGGCATGGCGGCACTGTGCGAGCGCACTGATGCGGAGCGCTTCCTGCGCGACCCGTTTCGCCTCGCCTGCCAGGCCGTGGTGGAGGACGCCGGCACCGACATCGAGTTCGCGCCGCTGCGCCGCCAGCCGCGCGTCCTCACGGCCGGCGTCTCCGCCACGCCGGAGACGAACGGCGCCGCGGCGGTCGACCCTGCGGTGACGCGCCGCGGCGACGCCGTCTACCTGGACGGCACGCGCATCGACCGCTACCACGGGCGCATGCTCGGCCTGGCCGTGGACGTGGGCACCACCACCGTTGCCATGGAGCTGGTCGACCTGGAGAACGGCGAAACGCTGCAGGTCAGTTCGTTCGGCAACCCGCAACTGTTTGCCGGCAGCGACATCATGAACCGCGTCTCCTACGACGGCGGCGAGTTCCGCGGCGAGCTGCAGGCAGCGATCGTGAGCGGCATCAACAGCGCCATCGTGGACCTCGGGCGGGAACTCGGCACCAAGCGGCGGCAGATCTACGAGGTCGCCGTCGCCGGCAACTCCACCATGCGCGACCTGGTATTCGGCGTCGACGTGCAAACGCTCGGTCAGAAACCGTACAAGTCGCAGGTCGAGCACCAGTTCCGGGACGGACAACGGACCACCACGGCGCTGTCCAGCCTGCCGCGCCCGCTCGGCCTGACCATTCATCCACAGGCACGGGTATACGGCCTGCCGCTCATCGCCAGCCACGTCGGCGCCGACACCGCGGCCGACCTGGTGGCGATGGACATGGCGGGACAGAGCGGCCTGGCGATGCTGGTCGACGTGGGCACCAACACCGAGGTAGTAGCCAACCTGGACGGACGCATGATCGCCGCCTCCTGCCCCGCCGGGCCGGCGTTCGAGGGCGGCCTGGTGGGCTACGGCATGCCCGCCTACGAGGGCGCCATCGAGCGGCTGCGCTGGTGCGGCGACGGGTTCCACTACCACACCATCGGCGACGCCGCGCCGGAAGGCATCTGCGGATCCGGCCTGATCGACCTGCTTGCCGAGTTGCGCCGCCACGGCAAGATGACCGCCAAGGGCGTGTTCACCCACGACCGGCGCGCCCGGGAGATCGCCGTGGTGCCGGAGTACGGCATTACCTTCTCACGACTGGACGCCAGCAACCTGGCGCAGGCCAAGGCGGCCAACTACTGCGGACAGCTCATCGTCACCCGCGCCCTCGGCGTGGCGCCGCACGAGGTGGACCGCCTGTACCTGGCCGGCGGCTTCGCCAACTACGTCGACGTGCACAGCGCCATCGACATCGGCTTTCTGGCGCCGGTGGCGGAGGAACGGATCGTCAAGATCGGCAACGCCGCCCTGCGCGGCACCCGGGAGGTGCTGCTGTCGACGTCCAGGCGGCGCGCCCTGGAAGAACTGGTCACCGAAATCGAGCACATCGAGCTGGAAACCGCCTCCGACTTCTTCGAAGTCTTCGTCGACGGCTGCCGCCTCGAACCAATGGGCGCCGCCAACCGCCAATCGCGCCTGGCGTGA
- a CDS encoding ABC transporter permease, with product MLPYILRRIGVMVIVLAAVSVCAFVIIQLPPGDYLDDYIAGLQARGTEVDQAEIEALRHQYGLDRPIYLQYLRWVGKIVRGDMGYSFIYAKPVEVLLKERLPLTVTISVLTLLFVYAVAVPIGIYSATHQYSFADYGFTVFGFVGLATPNFLLALVMMMLFFYLFGLNIGGLFSMEYVGAPWSFGKLLDLLAHLPVPIVVLGTAGTAGLIRVLRGSLLDELAKQYVITARAKGLDEQRLLFKYPVRVAVNPILSTVGWLLPEIVSGETIVAIVLGLPTIGPLVFNSLLSQDMLLAGSTIMLLSFLTVVGTLISDLLLVLVDPRIRFEAVQS from the coding sequence ATGTTGCCGTATATCCTCCGACGCATCGGCGTGATGGTCATCGTGCTCGCCGCGGTCTCGGTGTGCGCCTTCGTGATCATCCAGTTGCCGCCTGGCGATTATCTCGACGACTACATCGCCGGGCTGCAGGCGCGCGGCACCGAGGTGGACCAGGCGGAGATCGAGGCGCTGCGGCATCAGTATGGCCTGGACCGGCCGATCTACCTGCAATACCTGCGCTGGGTCGGCAAGATCGTGCGCGGTGACATGGGGTACTCGTTCATCTACGCCAAGCCGGTGGAGGTGTTGCTGAAGGAACGCCTGCCGTTGACCGTGACGATCTCGGTGTTGACGCTGCTGTTCGTGTACGCCGTCGCCGTGCCGATAGGAATCTACTCGGCCACCCACCAGTACTCGTTCGCCGATTACGGCTTTACCGTGTTCGGCTTCGTGGGACTTGCCACGCCGAACTTCTTGCTGGCGCTGGTGATGATGATGCTGTTCTTCTACCTCTTCGGCCTCAACATCGGCGGGCTGTTTTCCATGGAGTATGTCGGTGCTCCGTGGAGCTTCGGGAAGCTGCTCGACCTGCTGGCGCACCTGCCCGTGCCGATCGTCGTCCTCGGCACCGCCGGCACCGCCGGGCTCATTCGCGTGCTGCGCGGGTCTCTGCTCGACGAACTGGCCAAGCAGTACGTCATCACCGCCCGCGCCAAGGGCCTGGACGAACAACGCCTGCTGTTCAAGTATCCGGTCCGCGTGGCCGTGAACCCGATCCTCAGCACCGTCGGATGGCTGCTGCCGGAGATCGTATCGGGGGAGACCATCGTCGCCATCGTGCTGGGGTTGCCCACCATCGGCCCCCTCGTGTTCAACTCGCTCCTGTCGCAGGACATGCTGCTCGCCGGGAGCACCATCATGCTGCTCAGCTTCCTGACCGTGGTCGGTACCCTGATCTCCGACCTGCTGCTGGTACTGGTGGATCCCCGCATCCGCTTCGAGGCCGTGCAATCGTGA
- a CDS encoding ABC transporter substrate-binding protein, with protein sequence MVIRILIAALIAVTAGFGAYAGSEAEGAAGADAGMGELGPGPLAAGGRWVTLAAYESATGSRITSFGESPMLAAMVSSGDLPPVEERMSQEPLVIQPLERIGKYTDQLNVTARADVWGPQSYMHLEELFIRARPDLVQVLPNAAKELEQSADARTFTVHLRKGMHWSDGAPFTADDFVFWYEDMLQNDDIMPRKPTPWNSGGELVRFRKIDDTTVQFTFAVALPAMQYTLSSRWGAASQTFRGPFHPAHYLKQFHIDHNDKAGDLAAEAGFDEWYQLFAAKRQYSDDTYAQDLPVIDAWWVESVTLERVLMTRNPYYWKIDTAGNQLPYLDHVVGQVVEGNELVAAKAISGEQDIGAGIYGGSMTIDKFPVFMQNAQRNNYRVSLEPTGHDAFATEVTLLFNHTIDDPGLRELFATAKFKQALSHAIDRDEVNDLVFAGVGTPRGASVQAQAGYGALEYQDKYTEHNPELAMQLLDEVGVRANADGVRTRPDGSPLELIITIAGARRAAIPPTVELIVDHWSKVGIAAIIDDVGPRGTMWQKFGANESMISAWGIDGSDFAATQSRAGWWATGQFWARRWQQWYQTGGAEGEEPIPAAKEYIDTWRAIPTTLDESERLRLGNMALQNLAENQWHMGIVAPAPDVRFARENLRNVDLNRLPPLVYAFSGAFQWYKE encoded by the coding sequence ATGGTAATACGTATTCTGATCGCGGCGTTGATCGCGGTCACGGCCGGTTTCGGCGCCTACGCCGGCAGTGAGGCCGAGGGTGCCGCGGGGGCGGACGCGGGTATGGGGGAACTCGGCCCAGGCCCGCTCGCCGCGGGGGGCCGCTGGGTAACGCTGGCCGCCTACGAGTCGGCAACCGGCAGCCGGATCACGAGCTTCGGCGAGTCACCCATGCTGGCGGCTATGGTGAGCAGCGGCGACTTGCCACCCGTGGAAGAGCGCATGTCACAGGAGCCGCTGGTGATTCAGCCGCTGGAGCGGATCGGCAAGTACACCGACCAGCTCAACGTGACCGCGCGCGCCGACGTGTGGGGGCCGCAATCGTACATGCACCTGGAGGAGCTGTTCATCAGAGCCCGCCCGGACCTGGTGCAGGTGCTCCCGAACGCGGCCAAGGAGCTGGAGCAGAGTGCGGACGCCCGGACCTTCACCGTGCACCTGCGCAAGGGTATGCACTGGTCTGACGGGGCGCCATTCACTGCCGACGACTTCGTGTTCTGGTACGAGGACATGCTGCAGAACGACGACATCATGCCGCGGAAGCCGACCCCATGGAATTCGGGTGGTGAGCTGGTGCGCTTTCGGAAGATCGACGACACCACGGTGCAATTCACGTTCGCGGTCGCGCTGCCTGCCATGCAGTATACGCTGTCCAGTCGCTGGGGAGCCGCGTCGCAGACGTTCCGCGGTCCGTTTCATCCGGCGCACTACCTCAAGCAGTTCCACATCGACCACAACGACAAGGCCGGCGACCTGGCCGCGGAGGCCGGATTCGACGAGTGGTACCAGCTCTTCGCCGCCAAGCGCCAGTACAGTGATGACACCTACGCCCAGGACCTGCCGGTGATCGATGCGTGGTGGGTGGAGTCGGTGACCCTGGAGCGGGTGCTGATGACCCGCAACCCCTACTACTGGAAGATCGACACCGCCGGCAACCAACTCCCCTACCTCGATCACGTTGTAGGCCAGGTGGTGGAGGGCAACGAGCTGGTCGCGGCCAAGGCGATCAGCGGCGAGCAGGATATCGGCGCCGGCATCTACGGCGGCAGCATGACCATCGACAAGTTCCCGGTGTTCATGCAGAACGCCCAGCGCAACAACTATCGCGTCTCGCTGGAGCCGACCGGGCATGACGCATTCGCCACCGAGGTGACGCTGTTGTTCAATCACACCATAGACGATCCGGGGCTGCGTGAGTTGTTCGCGACGGCGAAGTTCAAGCAGGCGCTGTCCCATGCCATCGACCGGGACGAGGTGAATGACCTGGTGTTTGCCGGCGTCGGCACGCCGCGCGGGGCGTCCGTCCAGGCGCAGGCCGGGTATGGCGCGCTGGAATACCAGGACAAGTACACCGAGCACAATCCCGAGCTGGCCATGCAGTTGCTCGACGAGGTAGGGGTGAGGGCGAATGCCGACGGCGTGCGCACGCGTCCCGACGGCTCTCCGCTGGAGCTGATCATCACCATCGCCGGCGCCCGGCGGGCAGCTATCCCGCCGACGGTCGAGCTGATTGTCGATCACTGGTCCAAGGTCGGGATCGCGGCGATCATCGACGATGTCGGTCCGCGCGGAACGATGTGGCAGAAGTTCGGGGCCAACGAGTCGATGATCTCGGCCTGGGGCATCGACGGCAGCGATTTCGCCGCCACGCAGAGCCGCGCCGGCTGGTGGGCCACCGGCCAGTTCTGGGCGCGGCGCTGGCAGCAATGGTACCAGACCGGTGGCGCCGAGGGCGAGGAGCCGATCCCGGCGGCCAAGGAATACATCGACACCTGGCGCGCGATCCCGACCACGCTCGACGAGTCCGAACGCCTGCGGCTCGGCAACATGGCGCTGCAGAACTTGGCCGAGAACCAGTGGCACATGGGCATCGTGGCTCCCGCGCCGGACGTTCGCTTCGCGCGCGAAAACCTGAGGAACGTCGACCTGAACCGGCTGCCCCCGCTGGTGTACGCCTTCAGCGGCGCGTTTCAGTGGTACAAGGAGTAG
- a CDS encoding corrinoid protein: MSDVSNEFIREEIEQFIERPDERQRMIDIFAAVRPELQEMAAGLIEGDDDVVDEITRAQLDRGVEATEIMDDGLIAGMGIVGIKFRENIIFVPEVLSCARAMKAGMAHIEPILSASGIESIARVIMGTVKGDLHDIGKNLCIMMLRGAGFEVIDLGVDTSPDEFLDAVEEYDAELMGMSALLTTTMPNMGRTIEAFIDAGMRDDVLIMVGGAPVTQEFADDMGADGYGKDAVACVELAKRLLAESQDD, translated from the coding sequence TTGAGCGACGTAAGCAACGAGTTCATCCGCGAGGAAATCGAGCAGTTCATCGAACGCCCCGATGAGCGGCAGCGCATGATCGACATCTTCGCGGCGGTGCGGCCCGAGCTGCAGGAGATGGCGGCCGGGCTGATCGAAGGCGACGACGACGTGGTGGACGAGATCACCCGCGCGCAGCTCGACCGCGGCGTCGAGGCCACCGAGATCATGGACGACGGCCTGATCGCCGGCATGGGCATCGTGGGCATCAAGTTCCGGGAGAACATCATCTTCGTACCCGAAGTGCTGTCCTGCGCGCGCGCCATGAAGGCGGGCATGGCGCACATCGAGCCGATCCTGTCGGCGTCCGGCATCGAGTCGATCGCCCGGGTGATCATGGGCACGGTGAAGGGCGACCTGCACGACATCGGCAAGAACCTGTGCATCATGATGCTGCGCGGCGCCGGCTTCGAGGTGATCGACCTGGGCGTGGACACCTCGCCGGACGAGTTCCTGGACGCGGTCGAGGAATACGACGCGGAGTTGATGGGCATGTCGGCCCTGCTCACCACCACCATGCCCAACATGGGGCGCACCATCGAGGCGTTCATCGACGCCGGCATGCGCGACGACGTGCTGATCATGGTGGGCGGCGCGCCGGTGACCCAGGAGTTCGCCGACGACATGGGTGCCGACGGCTACGGCAAGGACGCGGTCGCGTGCGTGGAGTTGGCCAAGCGCCTGCTGGCGGAGAGCCAGGATGACTGA
- a CDS encoding MtaA/CmuA family methyltransferase, translated as MTQMNGRQRVLAALAGEPVDRTPLCNPTSVATVELMDLVDAPFPDANRDGELMARLAATGYTELGFDTIMPVFTIIQDSSALGCKIQWEQKDNWPTVKMSEPIWQDADDIHIPPDFLTHPDTACVMESIRILKRDYGDEVAIVGKTMGPWSLAYHCFGVEMFLLLSLDDPGKTKLILDRLKKATVDFGIAQIEAGADALTLPDHATGDLVSGEWYSRYLRDLHMEFAEQLPVPLIMHICGKTLDRMPAIAETGFAAFHYDSKNNPAEAMELVRDRIALVGNINNPETLFARGPEEVRAEVFENLDAGVPLIGPECAIPLQTPLDNLRAIPAAVREWHDAHSGGNGTGRG; from the coding sequence ATGACACAGATGAACGGACGCCAACGCGTGCTGGCCGCGCTCGCCGGGGAGCCGGTGGATCGCACCCCGCTCTGCAATCCCACCTCGGTGGCCACGGTAGAGCTGATGGACCTGGTGGACGCACCATTCCCGGACGCCAACCGCGACGGCGAGCTGATGGCGCGGCTCGCCGCCACCGGCTATACCGAACTCGGCTTCGACACCATCATGCCGGTGTTCACCATCATCCAGGACTCTTCGGCCCTGGGCTGCAAGATCCAGTGGGAGCAGAAGGACAACTGGCCGACGGTGAAGATGAGCGAGCCGATCTGGCAGGACGCCGACGACATCCACATTCCGCCCGACTTCCTCACCCACCCCGATACCGCCTGCGTGATGGAGTCGATCCGGATCCTGAAGCGCGACTACGGCGACGAGGTGGCGATCGTCGGCAAGACCATGGGGCCGTGGTCGCTCGCCTACCACTGCTTCGGCGTGGAGATGTTCCTGCTGCTGTCGCTTGACGACCCCGGCAAGACCAAGCTGATCCTGGACCGCCTCAAGAAGGCTACCGTGGACTTCGGGATCGCGCAGATCGAAGCCGGCGCCGATGCCCTGACGCTGCCCGACCACGCCACCGGCGACCTGGTGAGCGGCGAGTGGTACAGCCGCTACCTGCGCGATCTGCACATGGAGTTCGCCGAGCAGTTGCCGGTGCCGCTGATCATGCACATCTGCGGCAAGACGCTGGACCGCATGCCGGCAATCGCGGAGACCGGCTTCGCGGCCTTTCACTACGACTCCAAGAACAATCCGGCGGAGGCGATGGAACTGGTGCGCGACCGCATCGCCCTGGTCGGCAACATCAACAACCCGGAGACCCTGTTCGCGCGCGGCCCGGAAGAAGTGCGCGCCGAGGTGTTCGAGAACCTCGACGCGGGAGTACCTTTGATCGGACCCGAGTGCGCCATTCCGCTGCAGACCCCACTGGACAACCTGCGCGCGATTCCCGCGGCCGTGCGCGAGTGGCACGATGCACACTCGGGCGGCAACGGCACTGGCCGCGGCTGA